In one window of Brassica rapa cultivar Chiifu-401-42 chromosome A07, CAAS_Brap_v3.01, whole genome shotgun sequence DNA:
- the LOC103829728 gene encoding protein ENHANCED DISEASE RESISTANCE 2-like: MGENESEAKMEGWLYIIRSNRFGLHFSKKRYFILADHLLKSFKSISDSKTKDGGRSAVIDSCIRVTDNGRESVHRKAFFIFTLYNTSNHNDQLKLGASSPEDAARWINLIKEEALKGSSNPGDVFSCSRSRWDSLRLSSSVREHHSNSIDWTLRSSARVDPVTTTDVVAPSPWTIFGCQNGLRLFKEAKERDSLGRWDDHPAIMAVGVVDGTSENIFQTLLSLGPSRSEWDFCFFQGSVVEHLDGHTDIIHKQLYSDWLPWGMKRRDFSLRRYWRREDDGTYVILYHSVFHKKCPPQKGYIRACLKSGGYVISPIDNGKQSVVKHMLAVDWKSWRSYVKPSLARSITVKMLGRISALRELFRAKHGSFPSSGELSRSARLNQNEESGFGESSSLTECEMYKDPANEERDKFPSERSSLVDLNDGVDEFFDVPEPSDNDHLDDNWASDFDSDTYSQDTRQPKLNSASSLVRKIHDLAVQKRGYVDLHERAREESSTPCCYGTTLPTDPTCALPCSWTTTDSSTFLIRGKTYLSDQKKVTAKGTLMQMVAADWLKSDKREDDLGSRPGGIVQKYAAKGGPEFFFIVNIQVPGSTTYSLVLYYMMSTPIEEHPLLVSFVNGDDAYRNSRFKLIPYISKGSWIVKQSVGKKACLVGQALEINYFRGKNYIELGVDIGSSTVARGVVSLVLGYLNKLVIEMAFLVQANTEEELPEYLLGTCRLNHLDASKSVPVVPQS; this comes from the exons ACTGACAATGGAAGGGAAAGTGTTCATAGAAAA GCATTCTTCATTTTTACACTCTACAACACTTCAAATCACAATGATCAACTCAAG TTAGGAGCAAGCAGTCCTGAGGATGCAGCTAGGTGGATCAATTTGATTAAAGAGGAAGCCTTAAAG GGCTCCTCTAATCCAGGAGATGTTTTTAGTTGTTCCAGGAGCCGATGGGATTCTCTGAG ACTGAGTAGCTCAGTTCGGGAACATCACTCAAATTCTATTGACTGGACGCTTCGGTCTTCTGCACGAGTGGATCCTGTTACCACTACTGATGTTGTTGCGCCTTCTCCATGGACAATATTCGGTTGTCAGAACG GTCTTCGTCTTTTTAAAGAGGCAAAAGAGAGAGATTCTCTTGGAAGG TGGGACGATCATCCAGCTATCATGGCTGTTGGGGTTGTTGATGGAACCTCAGAAAACATTTTCCAGACGCTTCTTTCTCTTGGACCCTCAAGATCAGA ATGGGATTTCTGTTTTTTCCAAGGCAGTGTGGTCGAGCATCTTGATGGTCACACCGATATAATTCACAAACAGCTATACAGCGATTGGTTACCTTG GGGGATGAAAAGAAGAGACTTTTCGCTGCGGCGTTATTGGAGAAGGGAAGATGATGGGACATATG TGATTCTCTATCATTCTGTATTTCACAAGAAGTGTCCACCTCAGAAAGGCTACATCCGTGCGTGCCTTAAAA GTGGCGGTTATGTGATTTCTCCCATAGACAACGGGAAACAGTCAGTTGTGAAGCACATGCTTGCTGTTGATTGGAAGTCCTGGAGATCTTATGTGAAACCATCTCTAGCTAGATCTATTACTGTGAAAATGCTTGGAAGAATCTCAG CCCTGAGAGAGCTGTTTAGGGCGAAACATGGAAGCTTTCCTTCATCAGGGGAGTTGTCAAGAAGTGCAAGGCTGAATCAAAACGAAGAGAGTGGCTTTGGCGAATCTTCTTCTCTGACAGAATGCGAAATGTACAAGGACCCCGCTAATGAAGAGAGAGACAAATTTCCCTCAGAGCGCTCTAGCCTTGTGGACTTGAACGATGGAGTGGATGAGTTTTTCGACGTTCCAGAACCATCCGATAATGACCACTTGGATGACAACTGGGCCTCGGATTTTGACTCGGATACATACTCTCAG GACACCCGCCAGCCAAAACTAAACAGCGCTTCGAGTTTAGTGAGAAAAATACACGATCTTGCAG TTCAAAAGAGGGGTTATGTTGATCTGCATGAGAGGGCGAGGGAAGAGAGTAGCACGCCTTGCTGTTATGGAACCACGCTTCCAACTGATCCTACCTGTGCCTTGCCTTGTAGCTGGACAACAACTGATTCTTCTACTTTTCTCATTCGAGGAAAGACTTATCTATCAGACCAGAAGAAA GTCACGGCAAAGGGTACACTGATGCAAATGGTGGCTGCAGACTGGCTAAAGTCTGACAAGCGGGAGGATGATTTGGGCTCCCGTCCTGGTGGCATAGTTCAG AAATATGCAGCAAAAGGTGGACCAGAGTTCTTTTTCATCGTGAATATACAG GTTCCAGGATCAACAACGTATAGCCTTGTGCTTTATTACATGATGAGCACTCCAATTGAAGAGCATCCTTTGCTAGTTAGCTTTGTTAATGGCGATGACGCATATAGGAATTCACGGTTCAAGCTCATTCCTTACATATCCAAG GGCTCTTGGATAGTTAAGCAGAGTGTGGGAAAGAAAGCATGCCTTGTTGGTCAAGCTCTGGAGATCAATTACTTCAGGGGAAAGAACTACATTGAG CTGGGCGTTGATATTGGTTCATCAACGGTTGCGAGAGGAGTTGTGAGTCTCGTTCTTGGTTACCTCAACAAACTCGTGATTGAAATGGCATTCTTGGTTCAG GCAAATACCGAAGAGGAGCTCCCGGAATATCTTCTTGGAACATGTCGGTTAAACCATCTAGACGCATCTAAATCAGTTCCCGTTGTTCCACAGTCGTAG
- the LOC103829729 gene encoding cyclin-dependent protein kinase inhibitor SMR11 isoform X2 — protein sequence MDQEVDPCEVKKASLEPKAPTAADPDSVSPFDSDPCLSEEEELLTDEEIIESVYQSLLLIILSLQLQQGSAETWCFDCCKTPPPSRVAETAPDTCPGAPMKLAKISRTIDSGGLRRKLF from the coding sequence ATGGACCAAGAAGTAGATCCATGTGAAGTAAAGAAGGCTTCTTTAGAGCCTAAGGCTCCAACCGCTGCTGACCCAGATTCAGTTTCTCCATTTGATTCAGACCCTTGTCTgtctgaagaagaagagctgCTAACCGATGAAGAAATCATCGAGTCTGTCTATCAGAGTCTCTTGTTAATCATTCTCTCATTGCAGCTACAACAGGGCAGTGCTGAGacttggtgttttgattgttgcAAGACACCTCCTCCTTCGCGGGTTGCAGAAACTGCTCCGGATACTTGTCCCGGAGCTCCAATGAAGCTCGCTAAGATATCAAGGACCATTGATTCTGGAGGACTGAGAAGGAAGCTCTTCTGA